In Devosia beringensis, a single window of DNA contains:
- the ldtR gene encoding transcriptional regulator LdtR has protein sequence MAFKSNAAEALTPEGSKSLKPLYMEAVSRVERLHRRLLDLIKDEFDRMGWDDINPVQALLMFNIGDAELTAGELRSRGYYLGSNVSYNLKKLVETGYIFQERSRSDRRSVRIKLTPKGEEVAEVIDELYDRHLKSIDKVGGLGDDEFDGLNKALARLERFWVDQILYKL, from the coding sequence ATGGCATTCAAATCCAACGCAGCTGAGGCCCTGACCCCAGAAGGCTCCAAGAGCTTGAAGCCGCTCTATATGGAGGCTGTTTCCCGGGTCGAGCGCCTGCACCGCCGCCTGCTCGACCTGATAAAGGACGAGTTCGACCGCATGGGCTGGGACGACATCAACCCGGTCCAGGCACTGCTGATGTTCAACATCGGTGATGCCGAGCTGACGGCTGGCGAGCTGCGTTCGCGGGGCTACTATCTTGGCTCCAACGTGTCCTACAACCTCAAGAAGCTGGTCGAGACCGGTTACATCTTCCAGGAGCGCTCGCGTTCCGACCGCCGTTCGGTCCGCATCAAGCTGACCCCAAAGGGCGAAGAAGTGGCTGAAGTTATCGACGAGCTCTACGATCGCCACCTCAAGTCCATCGATAAGGTCGGTGGTCTTGGCGACGACGAATTCGACGGCCTCAACAAGGCGCTGGCCCGTCTGGAACGCTTCTGGGTCGATCAGATCCTCTACAAGCTCTAG